In Limosilactobacillus sp. WILCCON 0051, a single window of DNA contains:
- a CDS encoding amino acid permease has translation MEEQNNNHLRRSMTTGQMEMIAIGGTIGSGLFMGATSTIKWAGPSVLLAYAVVGLVLYAMMRALGEMIYLNPGTGSFADYGTKYINPLSGYLVKWSNVFQFIIVGISDVIAMSQYLNYWWPNLPDWLSGIILIVILTLANLVSAKAYGSLEFWFAMVKVVTIILMIVVGLMVIVFGLGNNWHPVGLSNLWSHGGFFPNGWKGFFFSLAVIAGSYQGIELLGIAAGETASPQKAIVKSVKSVIWRILIFYIGAIFVIVSIYPWNQLSTVGSPFVETFEKVGITGAAGLINFVVLTAAMSGANSGIYSASRMLFKLSVDHEVSPFFSKLSKRVVPNVAILTIAGWILVGFILNTILTQMSKTASNLFVIVYSASVLPGMVPWFVILLSELQFRKQNADLMKNHPFKMPLYPFYNYFATAALLIILAFMFINPDTRVSVSVGVVFLAIMSLIYFIRVRKHEEPEASEEADFENEHHLKKN, from the coding sequence ATGGAAGAGCAGAACAACAATCATCTGCGCCGGTCAATGACGACTGGGCAGATGGAAATGATTGCTATCGGTGGGACGATCGGCAGTGGTTTGTTTATGGGGGCCACCTCAACCATTAAATGGGCCGGTCCATCAGTTCTGTTGGCCTATGCCGTAGTTGGCCTGGTTTTATATGCCATGATGCGGGCCTTGGGAGAAATGATCTATTTAAATCCAGGCACGGGATCGTTTGCCGATTATGGTACCAAATACATCAATCCATTGTCGGGATATCTGGTTAAGTGGAGCAATGTCTTTCAGTTCATTATTGTCGGGATCTCAGACGTGATTGCGATGTCGCAGTATTTGAACTATTGGTGGCCAAATCTGCCAGACTGGCTTTCCGGTATTATTCTGATCGTTATCTTGACGCTGGCCAATCTGGTTTCGGCAAAAGCTTATGGATCATTGGAATTTTGGTTTGCCATGGTTAAGGTCGTTACGATTATCTTGATGATCGTGGTCGGCTTGATGGTGATCGTCTTTGGGCTGGGCAACAACTGGCATCCAGTCGGTCTGTCCAATCTTTGGTCGCACGGCGGCTTTTTCCCGAATGGCTGGAAGGGCTTCTTCTTCTCGCTGGCAGTGATTGCTGGGTCTTATCAAGGAATCGAGCTGCTGGGGATCGCGGCAGGGGAGACGGCCTCACCGCAAAAAGCCATCGTTAAGTCGGTTAAATCCGTTATCTGGCGAATCTTGATCTTCTACATTGGAGCTATTTTCGTGATCGTTTCCATCTATCCTTGGAATCAGCTGAGCACGGTTGGCTCCCCATTTGTTGAAACGTTTGAAAAAGTCGGCATCACGGGAGCAGCTGGTCTGATCAACTTTGTCGTATTGACGGCAGCAATGTCGGGTGCCAACTCGGGAATCTACAGTGCCAGCCGGATGCTGTTTAAGCTGTCGGTTGATCATGAGGTTTCGCCATTCTTCTCCAAGCTGTCCAAGCGCGTGGTGCCAAACGTCGCGATTTTAACGATTGCCGGCTGGATTTTGGTTGGTTTTATCCTTAACACCATTTTGACGCAGATGAGCAAAACGGCTTCCAATCTGTTCGTCATCGTCTACAGTGCCTCGGTTCTGCCTGGGATGGTGCCTTGGTTCGTCATCCTGCTTTCTGAATTGCAGTTTAGAAAACAAAATGCCGATCTAATGAAGAACCACCCATTTAAGATGCCGCTGTATCCGTTCTACAACTATTTTGCCACGGCAGCCCTGCTGATTATTCTGGCATTCATGTTTATCAATCCAGATACGCGGGTTTCAGTTTCGGTCGGGGTAGTCTTCTTGGCAATCATGTCGCTGATCTACTTTATTCGGGTCCGCAAGCATGAGGAACCCGAGGCCAGCGAAGAAGCTGATTTTGAAAATGAGCATCATTTAAAGAAAAATTAA
- a CDS encoding C69 family dipeptidase — protein sequence MKHTCTTFLAGKAATIDGSTLICRQEDYSNAFDPQRFVVVKPEEQPRHYASKTTSFTLELPENPLKYTAVPDADDSAGVFAAGGINAANVAMTATETATTNARVLGADPYNSDSGIGEEDFVTLVLPYIKSAREGVKRLGHLLEKYGTYESNGIAFSDQDEVWYFETIGGHHWAALKIPDDAYVIAPNQFNITDYDFESDATMYAADLPTFINRYHLNPEHGLNLREIFGSRTASDARYNYPRAWYVQKLLSDEEQKLPTDQDLPFVCHPKRKLAIEDIKQAMSMHFQHTDFDPYGQGSANDQHKYRPIALNRNLEIHMLQIRNHVPDSIAGVHWLAFGPNTFNAVVPFYANVEDTPAPYKNTTSDFDLQNMYWLTHTLAALGDQNYQRYEMMEEGFEQTVMAACRQLQSQTDAHVQTVDEVSAELTQVNEQMAQVSLTESTKLLGRMVKEAFKHEKLQY from the coding sequence GTGAAACATACCTGTACGACTTTTTTGGCTGGGAAGGCGGCCACGATTGATGGATCGACTTTGATCTGTCGTCAAGAAGACTATAGCAACGCGTTTGATCCACAGCGCTTTGTTGTCGTCAAGCCAGAGGAGCAGCCGCGCCACTATGCCTCTAAGACGACCAGCTTTACGCTTGAGCTGCCGGAAAATCCGCTCAAGTATACAGCCGTGCCTGATGCCGATGATAGTGCCGGTGTTTTTGCGGCTGGTGGCATCAATGCCGCCAACGTTGCCATGACCGCAACCGAAACCGCTACGACCAATGCCCGCGTCCTGGGAGCCGACCCGTACAATTCGGACAGCGGGATTGGCGAAGAGGATTTTGTCACCTTGGTACTGCCTTATATCAAATCGGCTCGCGAAGGCGTCAAAAGGCTGGGCCATCTTTTGGAAAAATATGGCACTTATGAATCCAATGGTATTGCGTTTAGTGATCAAGATGAGGTCTGGTATTTTGAAACGATTGGCGGTCATCACTGGGCGGCTTTAAAGATTCCCGATGATGCCTATGTGATCGCGCCAAATCAGTTCAACATTACCGATTATGACTTTGAAAGCGATGCGACCATGTATGCAGCTGATCTGCCGACTTTTATCAATCGTTATCACTTGAATCCTGAACATGGCCTGAACCTGCGCGAGATCTTTGGCAGTCGTACGGCCAGCGATGCCCGCTATAATTATCCGCGCGCCTGGTACGTGCAAAAGCTGCTGAGCGATGAGGAACAAAAACTTCCGACTGACCAGGATCTGCCATTTGTCTGTCATCCAAAGCGCAAACTGGCGATTGAAGACATTAAGCAGGCAATGAGCATGCATTTTCAGCATACCGACTTTGATCCATATGGTCAGGGATCTGCAAACGATCAGCACAAATATCGACCGATCGCGTTAAACCGAAATCTTGAAATTCACATGCTGCAGATCAGAAATCACGTGCCGGACTCGATTGCGGGCGTGCACTGGCTGGCATTTGGTCCCAATACGTTTAATGCCGTGGTGCCGTTTTATGCCAACGTTGAAGATACGCCGGCACCATATAAGAATACGACCAGCGACTTTGATCTGCAGAATATGTATTGGCTGACGCATACGCTGGCGGCGCTGGGCGATCAGAACTATCAGCGCTATGAAATGATGGAAGAAGGCTTTGAGCAGACGGTCATGGCGGCCTGTCGTCAGCTGCAGTCCCAAACCGACGCGCATGTGCAGACAGTCGATGAGGTCAGTGCCGAACTGACGCAAGTCAACGAGCAGATGGCGCAGGTCTCGCTGACTGAGAGCACCAAGCTGTTGGGCAGGATGGTCAAAGAAGCATTTAAACACGAGAAACTGCAATATTAA